In Streptomyces sp. NBC_00306, a single genomic region encodes these proteins:
- a CDS encoding MerR family transcriptional regulator, whose product MRIGEIAALAGVTPRTVRHYHHLGLLPEPERRPNGYRDYGLQHAVLLARVRRLTELGLGLAEVRDVLADDAGRELAEVLAELDADLAQQESAIAERRARLAELIRQAKDGTLPAEGPVSPELARLLGSLTASDSPAAAKDRAHLALLDSMVEPKDRDRLFTALQPLADDPEFSARVQELYERLDELADADGDDPRVRPLGEELAACMPDELIALMNESGEGFEESKGSFGEAFLADFSPAQAAVVRQMLATLSARAEELR is encoded by the coding sequence ATGAGGATCGGAGAGATCGCCGCACTCGCCGGCGTCACCCCCCGTACCGTCCGCCACTACCACCATCTCGGCCTGCTGCCCGAGCCCGAACGCCGGCCCAACGGCTACCGCGACTACGGGCTCCAGCACGCCGTGCTGCTCGCCCGTGTCCGCCGGCTCACCGAGCTCGGTCTCGGGCTGGCCGAGGTCCGCGACGTGCTCGCCGACGACGCCGGCCGCGAACTCGCCGAGGTGCTGGCGGAACTCGACGCCGATCTGGCGCAGCAGGAGAGCGCCATCGCCGAGCGGCGCGCCCGCCTCGCCGAGCTGATCCGGCAGGCGAAGGACGGCACCCTGCCCGCGGAGGGGCCGGTCTCCCCCGAACTGGCCCGGCTGCTCGGCTCGCTCACCGCGAGCGACTCCCCCGCCGCCGCCAAGGACCGGGCCCATCTGGCGCTGCTGGACTCGATGGTGGAGCCGAAGGACCGGGACCGCCTGTTCACCGCGCTGCAACCGCTCGCGGACGACCCCGAATTCTCCGCCCGGGTCCAGGAGTTGTACGAACGCCTCGACGAACTCGCCGACGCGGACGGTGACGACCCACGCGTCCGGCCGCTCGGCGAGGAGCTCGCCGCCTGTATGCCGGACGAGTTGATCGCGCTGATGAACGAGAGCGGCGAGGGCTTCGAGGAGAGCAAGGGGTCGTTCGGCGAGGCGTTCCTCGCTGACTTCTCGCCCGCGCAGGCCGCCGTCGTACGGCAGATGCTGGCCACCCTTTCCGCCCGTGCCGAGGAGCTGCGATGA
- a CDS encoding multidrug effflux MFS transporter codes for MPQPETGQDRTEGHIPAADPVTAPAPTGPIAPVAHQAVAAARRVGLLVTLVLGGLTALPPLSMDMYLPALPAVTDSLTAPAATVQLTLTACIAGMAFGQLVVGPMSDRWGRRRPLLIGMVVYVVATAICAVAPSVQLLIGFRLLQGLAGAAGIVIARAVVRDLYDGVEMARFFSTLMLISGVAPIIAPLIGGQVLRVTDWRGIFVVLTGVGILLTLVVVRWLPETLAPERRHSGGVGETLRTVRSLLGDRVFSGYMLTGGLAFAALFSYVAASPFVVQEIYGASPQTFSLLFGLNSVGLIAVGQINGRVLVGRVSLDKALGFGLGMITLAATGLLLMTSGVFGRASLFAVAAGLFVLMSAMGLAMPNTNALALMRTPHAAGSASALLGTSAFLLGAVASPLVGIAGEATAVPMAAVQLTCALGAVGCFLGLCRPWQRRAEAIA; via the coding sequence ATGCCGCAGCCGGAGACCGGCCAGGACCGTACAGAAGGACACATACCGGCCGCCGACCCGGTGACGGCGCCTGCTCCCACGGGACCCATCGCTCCCGTCGCACACCAAGCGGTCGCCGCCGCGCGCCGCGTCGGCCTGCTCGTCACCCTCGTCCTCGGCGGCCTCACCGCACTGCCGCCGCTCTCCATGGACATGTACCTCCCGGCGCTGCCCGCGGTCACCGACTCCCTGACCGCGCCCGCCGCCACCGTCCAGCTGACCCTGACCGCGTGCATCGCCGGTATGGCGTTCGGCCAGCTCGTCGTCGGCCCGATGAGCGACCGGTGGGGACGCCGCAGACCGCTGCTGATCGGCATGGTCGTGTACGTCGTGGCCACCGCGATCTGCGCGGTGGCCCCCTCCGTCCAGCTGCTCATCGGCTTCCGGCTGCTCCAGGGCCTCGCGGGCGCCGCGGGCATCGTCATCGCCCGCGCCGTGGTCCGCGATCTGTACGACGGCGTCGAGATGGCCCGGTTCTTCTCCACCCTGATGCTGATATCCGGCGTCGCCCCGATCATCGCGCCGCTCATCGGCGGCCAGGTGCTCCGGGTCACCGACTGGCGCGGCATCTTCGTCGTGCTCACCGGCGTCGGCATCCTGCTCACCCTCGTGGTGGTGAGGTGGCTGCCCGAGACCCTGGCCCCGGAGCGGCGGCACAGCGGCGGCGTGGGGGAGACCCTGCGCACCGTGCGGTCGCTGCTGGGCGACAGGGTCTTCAGCGGCTACATGCTCACCGGCGGGCTCGCCTTCGCGGCCCTGTTCTCCTACGTCGCGGCCTCGCCGTTCGTGGTGCAGGAGATCTACGGCGCGTCCCCGCAGACCTTCAGCCTGCTCTTCGGCCTCAACTCCGTCGGCCTGATCGCGGTCGGCCAGATCAACGGCAGAGTGCTGGTGGGCCGGGTCAGTCTGGACAAGGCGCTCGGCTTCGGACTGGGCATGATCACCCTGGCCGCGACCGGGCTGCTGCTGATGACCTCCGGCGTCTTCGGCAGGGCGAGCCTGTTCGCCGTGGCCGCAGGACTCTTCGTGCTGATGTCCGCCATGGGCCTCGCGATGCCGAACACCAACGCCCTGGCCCTGATGCGCACTCCGCACGCCGCCGGCTCCGCGTCCGCGCTGCTCGGCACCTCCGCGTTCCTGCTGGGCGCGGTCGCCTCACCTCTCGTCGGGATCGCCGGCGAGGCGACGGCCGTCCCGATGGCCGCGGTCCAACTGACCTGCGCGCTCGGCGCGGTGGGCTGCTTCCTCGGGCTGTGCCGGCCGTGGCAGCGGCGAGCCGAAGCGATCGCCTGA
- a CDS encoding alkaline phosphatase D family protein, translating to MRPASHAPELRAAAQHIGRRRFLTVTGAAAALAFAVDLPGTAHAAALDSRKITEDPFTLGVASGDPQPGSVLLWTRLAPRPYEPDGGLPRGTFTVRWEIAHDSRFARIARRGSVTAHPEFHHSLHVEAGGLDNDRPYYYRFRTGTWISPVGRTRTAPARSARIGELKIAAVSCQAYHDGYFTAYRHLAEEELDAVFHLGDYLYEYAVNAVGGARNYTDRRLPAHFNRETVTLEDYRMRYGLYKSDPDLMAAHAAHPFVLTWDDHETENNYADETPENDVPPEEFLLRRAAAYRAYWENQPLRRPQQPKGPDMQLYRRLHFGRLAQFDILDTRQYRSDQAYGDGWKVPGPESEDPSRTLTGATQERWLIDGWKRSGSRWNVVPQQVAFAQRRDVPTAAYKLSMDAWDGYPASRQRVLAGAQTAGIENLMVLTGDVHVGYGFDLKKDWADPASRTLGTEIVATSISSGKDGADKPANWDSFTQANPHMKFYNGRRGYVTVTYGERQARADFKTVSAVTTPGAPLTTAASFVTESGNPGLTPV from the coding sequence ATGAGACCCGCATCGCACGCACCCGAGCTCCGGGCCGCCGCCCAGCACATCGGCCGCCGCAGGTTTCTCACCGTGACCGGTGCCGCCGCGGCGCTCGCGTTCGCCGTCGACCTGCCCGGCACCGCCCACGCAGCCGCACTGGACTCCAGGAAGATCACCGAGGACCCCTTCACGCTGGGCGTCGCGTCCGGGGACCCGCAGCCCGGCTCCGTCCTGCTGTGGACCCGTCTCGCCCCCCGCCCCTACGAGCCCGACGGCGGACTGCCCCGCGGCACGTTCACCGTGCGCTGGGAGATCGCCCACGACTCCCGTTTCGCGCGCATCGCACGGCGCGGCTCGGTCACCGCCCACCCCGAGTTCCACCACAGCCTGCACGTCGAGGCCGGCGGGCTCGACAACGACCGTCCCTACTACTACCGCTTCCGCACCGGCACCTGGATCAGCCCGGTCGGCCGCACCCGCACCGCGCCCGCCCGCTCCGCGCGCATCGGCGAGCTGAAGATCGCCGCGGTGTCCTGCCAGGCGTACCACGACGGCTACTTCACCGCGTACCGGCACCTCGCCGAGGAGGAGCTCGACGCCGTGTTCCACCTCGGCGACTACCTCTACGAGTACGCCGTGAACGCCGTCGGCGGCGCCCGCAACTACACCGACCGCCGGCTGCCCGCCCACTTCAACCGGGAGACGGTCACGCTCGAGGACTACCGGATGCGCTACGGCCTCTACAAGTCGGACCCCGACCTGATGGCCGCCCACGCCGCGCACCCCTTCGTCCTGACCTGGGACGACCACGAGACCGAGAACAACTACGCCGACGAGACACCCGAGAACGACGTCCCGCCGGAGGAATTCCTGCTCCGCCGCGCCGCCGCCTACCGGGCGTACTGGGAGAACCAGCCGCTGCGCAGGCCCCAGCAGCCCAAGGGGCCCGACATGCAGCTCTACCGGCGGCTGCACTTCGGCCGGCTCGCCCAGTTCGACATCCTCGACACCCGCCAGTACCGCTCCGACCAGGCGTACGGCGACGGCTGGAAGGTGCCGGGCCCGGAGTCCGAGGACCCGTCGCGCACCCTCACCGGTGCGACGCAGGAGCGGTGGCTCATCGACGGCTGGAAGCGGTCCGGCTCCCGCTGGAACGTCGTGCCCCAGCAGGTCGCGTTCGCCCAGCGCCGGGACGTCCCCACTGCCGCCTACAAGCTCAGCATGGACGCATGGGACGGCTACCCGGCGTCCCGGCAGCGGGTTCTCGCCGGCGCGCAGACCGCCGGCATCGAGAACCTGATGGTCCTCACGGGTGACGTGCACGTCGGCTACGGCTTCGACCTCAAGAAGGACTGGGCCGACCCCGCGTCCCGCACGCTCGGCACCGAGATCGTCGCCACGTCCATCAGCAGCGGCAAGGACGGCGCCGACAAGCCCGCCAACTGGGACAGCTTCACCCAGGCCAACCCGCACATGAAGTTCTACAACGGCCGGCGCGGCTATGTGACGGTCACCTACGGCGAGCGTCAGGCACGGGCGGACTTCAAGACCGTCAGCGCCGTCACCACCCCGGGCGCGCCGCTCACCACGGCGGCGTCGTTCGTCACCGAGTCCGGCAACCCGGGCCTCACCCCGGTGTGA
- a CDS encoding SDR family oxidoreductase, which produces MNTGTRIAVVTGAGSGIGRSVALTLAEAGWSVAVAGRRAEALEETASLAGGNVLCVPTDVTSPPDVTTLFATVCQHFGRVDLLFNNAGVSGPRGVRFEDLSYEDWRTVVDVNLTGAFLCAQAAFRVMKDQSPQGGRIINNGSISAHVPRPNSAPYTATKHAMTGLTKSLSLDGRPHAIACGQIDIGNAATEMTQRMRSGILQANGEVVVEPVMDAADVARTVLHMAELPLAANVQFATVMATAMPYIGRG; this is translated from the coding sequence ATGAACACTGGGACGAGGATTGCGGTGGTGACGGGAGCGGGTTCCGGCATCGGCCGGAGCGTCGCGCTGACGCTGGCCGAGGCGGGATGGTCGGTCGCGGTGGCGGGCAGAAGGGCTGAGGCTCTGGAGGAAACGGCGTCGCTGGCGGGTGGGAATGTCCTGTGTGTTCCCACTGATGTGACGTCACCGCCCGATGTCACCACGCTCTTTGCCACGGTTTGTCAGCATTTCGGGCGTGTCGACCTGCTCTTCAACAACGCGGGGGTGTCGGGTCCCCGGGGTGTCCGCTTCGAGGACCTCTCGTACGAGGACTGGCGCACGGTCGTGGACGTGAATCTCACCGGCGCGTTCCTGTGCGCGCAGGCCGCGTTCCGGGTGATGAAGGACCAGTCCCCGCAGGGCGGGCGGATCATCAACAATGGCTCGATCTCGGCGCACGTCCCGCGTCCGAACTCCGCCCCCTACACCGCGACCAAGCACGCGATGACCGGTCTGACGAAGTCCCTGTCGCTGGACGGCCGTCCCCACGCGATCGCCTGCGGCCAGATCGACATCGGCAACGCGGCCACCGAGATGACGCAGCGCATGCGGTCGGGGATTCTCCAGGCGAACGGCGAGGTGGTCGTGGAGCCGGTGATGGACGCGGCGGACGTGGCGCGGACGGTGCTCCACATGGCGGAGCTGCCGCTCGCCGCGAATGTGCAGTTCGCGACGGTGATGGCGACGGCGATGCCGTACATCGGGCGGGGCTGA
- a CDS encoding MazG-like family protein: MDHTLDATLDPIWDTVDRLNTWLDENRTLPAQQEVLLRILKLSEEVGEVAQAVVGATGQNPRKGHTHTWRDVESELCDVVLTAMVALRTLTPDAPEVFGAHLRKVAARSLSS; encoded by the coding sequence ATGGACCACACCCTGGACGCCACGCTCGACCCCATCTGGGACACGGTCGACCGCCTCAACACCTGGCTGGACGAGAACCGGACCCTTCCCGCGCAACAGGAGGTGCTGCTGCGCATACTGAAGCTCTCGGAGGAGGTGGGCGAGGTCGCCCAGGCGGTGGTCGGCGCGACCGGTCAGAATCCCCGCAAGGGCCACACCCACACCTGGCGGGACGTCGAGTCCGAGCTGTGCGACGTGGTCCTCACGGCCATGGTCGCCTTGCGCACACTGACCCCGGACGCACCCGAGGTGTTCGGCGCGCATCTGCGCAAGGTCGCGGCGCGCTCACTCTCTTCCTGA
- a CDS encoding cytochrome P450 produces MIDLLEDTWAREVPHGQFALLRREDPVHWHEVPGNQGFFALTRHEDIVAASRDPELWSVELGSFFIRDQTPEALESLGLTLVGMDPPKHTRYRRLVSSAFSPRMVRKLTDDIQRRAQVLASTVSAKGYESEFVQEIAARLPLQIICEMIGVPAADEDRIFDWSNRMVGHQDPDFRTSPEDGQNAAAEIYAYCDDLAAVRRGSPRDDIMSALVHAEVEGERLSTHEIDMFFVTLVVAGNETTRNLLAGTMLTLVEQPAARAELAAGIDDDALWATATEELLRWNGSIHNFRRTATRDTEVRGVPVKAGQKAVLYYTSANRDEAVFEEPDTFDIRRTPNEHLTFGGGGPHFCLGAGLARTQIKALTRELLRRHTEVELTGEPRRMRSDFINGIKYLPVRFGG; encoded by the coding sequence ATGATCGATCTGCTCGAGGACACGTGGGCGCGCGAGGTTCCGCACGGGCAGTTCGCCCTGCTGCGGCGCGAGGATCCGGTGCACTGGCACGAAGTCCCGGGCAACCAGGGCTTCTTCGCGCTCACCCGGCACGAGGACATCGTCGCCGCGAGCCGCGACCCCGAGCTGTGGTCGGTGGAGCTCGGCTCGTTCTTCATCCGGGACCAGACCCCCGAGGCGTTGGAGAGTCTCGGCCTCACCCTGGTCGGGATGGACCCGCCCAAGCACACCCGCTACCGGCGCCTGGTGAGCTCCGCGTTCTCGCCGCGCATGGTCCGCAAGCTCACCGACGACATCCAGCGCCGGGCACAGGTGCTGGCATCGACGGTCTCGGCGAAGGGGTACGAGTCGGAGTTCGTCCAGGAGATCGCGGCCCGCCTCCCGTTGCAGATCATCTGCGAGATGATCGGCGTCCCGGCCGCGGACGAGGACCGCATCTTCGACTGGAGCAACCGGATGGTCGGCCACCAGGATCCGGACTTCCGTACGTCCCCCGAGGACGGGCAGAACGCGGCCGCGGAGATCTACGCCTACTGCGACGATCTGGCGGCCGTCCGCCGCGGATCACCGCGCGACGACATCATGAGCGCGCTGGTCCACGCGGAGGTCGAGGGGGAGCGGCTGAGCACCCACGAGATCGACATGTTCTTCGTGACGCTCGTCGTGGCCGGCAACGAGACCACCCGCAACCTGCTGGCGGGCACGATGCTCACGCTCGTCGAACAGCCGGCGGCACGCGCCGAGTTGGCCGCGGGGATCGACGACGACGCGCTGTGGGCGACGGCGACGGAGGAGCTGCTGCGCTGGAACGGCTCGATCCACAACTTCCGGCGTACGGCGACCCGCGACACCGAGGTGCGGGGCGTACCGGTCAAGGCCGGACAGAAGGCGGTGCTATACTACACCTCCGCCAACCGGGACGAGGCGGTCTTCGAGGAGCCGGACACCTTCGACATCCGCCGGACCCCGAACGAGCATCTGACCTTCGGCGGCGGCGGGCCGCATTTCTGTCTCGGCGCGGGTCTGGCCAGGACCCAGATCAAGGCCCTGACGCGGGAGCTGCTGCGCCGGCACACCGAGGTGGAGCTGACGGGCGAGCCGCGGCGGATGCGGTCGGACTTCATCAACGGCATCAAATACCTGCCGGTGCGGTTCGGAGGGTGA
- a CDS encoding aldo/keto reductase — protein sequence MDATDAVRTAGTRTLGRAGGIEVSALGFGCWAIGGEWQDGAGNPLGWGAVDDDESVAAVRRALDLGVTFFDTADTYGAGHSERVLGRAVAGRRDEVVLATKWGNRFDETTRTLTGSDADPGYVRRALTGSLTRLGTDRVDLYQLHLSDAPLDVAAELRDACEELVTEGLIRAYAWSTDDPERAAVFAEGPHCAAVQHACNVLEDAPAMLALCEENGLASINRSPLAMGLFTGKHASGSRGAAGDIRATPPSWLPWFGAGGVPEPEWLARVDAVRDILTSGGRTLAQGALGWLWARSPRTVPIPGFRTVAQAEENAGALAYGPLRPEQMEEIDRLLSRTQHRRQD from the coding sequence ATGGATGCAACGGATGCAGTACGGACGGCCGGCACGAGGACACTGGGACGCGCCGGCGGGATCGAGGTCAGCGCGCTCGGGTTCGGGTGCTGGGCCATCGGTGGTGAGTGGCAGGACGGCGCGGGCAACCCGCTCGGCTGGGGAGCGGTCGACGACGACGAGTCCGTCGCCGCCGTACGCCGCGCCCTGGACCTGGGCGTCACCTTCTTCGACACGGCCGACACCTACGGCGCGGGGCACAGCGAACGGGTGCTCGGCCGGGCGGTCGCCGGCCGGCGCGACGAGGTGGTGCTCGCGACCAAGTGGGGCAACCGGTTCGACGAGACGACGCGCACCCTGACCGGGAGCGACGCCGACCCCGGGTATGTGCGCCGGGCGCTCACCGGCTCGCTGACCCGGCTCGGCACCGACCGTGTCGACCTCTACCAGCTGCACCTCTCCGACGCTCCGCTCGATGTGGCGGCAGAACTACGGGACGCCTGTGAGGAGTTGGTCACCGAGGGGCTGATCCGGGCGTACGCCTGGAGCACCGACGACCCGGAACGTGCCGCCGTCTTCGCCGAGGGCCCGCACTGCGCGGCCGTGCAGCACGCCTGCAACGTGCTGGAGGACGCGCCGGCGATGCTCGCGCTCTGCGAGGAAAACGGTCTGGCGAGCATCAACCGCAGCCCGCTGGCCATGGGACTGTTCACCGGGAAGCACGCTTCCGGCAGCCGCGGCGCCGCGGGCGACATCCGGGCGACACCGCCGTCCTGGCTGCCCTGGTTCGGCGCGGGTGGGGTTCCCGAGCCCGAGTGGCTGGCGCGGGTCGACGCCGTACGCGACATCCTCACCTCCGGCGGCCGCACCCTCGCCCAGGGGGCGCTCGGCTGGCTGTGGGCGCGCAGCCCGCGGACCGTGCCGATCCCCGGGTTCCGGACCGTCGCCCAGGCGGAGGAGAACGCCGGCGCGCTGGCGTACGGCCCGCTGCGGCCGGAGCAGATGGAGGAGATCGACAGGCTCCTCTCCCGCACACAGCACCGACGACAGGATTGA
- a CDS encoding nuclear transport factor 2 family protein, which translates to MTISVDKLTEPAVRAFVGALNSGDRDRFRTTLAPGATMSDDGNDRDIDEWTGREVFDSRGHMEVESQSADGLSLVARYRNDTWGEMRTSWKFSIEGGRVARFETGQA; encoded by the coding sequence GTGACCATCTCCGTGGACAAGCTCACCGAACCCGCCGTCCGTGCCTTCGTCGGCGCCCTCAACTCCGGTGACCGGGACAGATTCCGGACCACCCTGGCGCCCGGCGCGACGATGTCCGACGACGGCAACGACCGTGACATCGACGAGTGGACGGGGCGTGAGGTCTTCGACTCGCGTGGCCACATGGAGGTCGAGTCGCAGTCGGCGGACGGTCTCTCCCTCGTCGCCCGCTACCGCAACGACACCTGGGGCGAGATGCGGACGTCGTGGAAGTTCAGCATCGAGGGCGGCAGGGTCGCCCGCTTCGAGACCGGCCAGGCCTGA
- a CDS encoding Gfo/Idh/MocA family protein, with the protein MRWGVLATGGIAAAFTADLQQMPDAEVVAVASRSEASAQAFADRFGIPRAYGDWASLAADEDVDVVYIATPHSAHRAAAGLCLAAGKAVLCEKAFTLDAAEAGELVDLATERGLFLMEGMWMYCHPLMRQLVELVADGTIGDIRSVSADFGLAGPFDAGHRLRDPALGGGALLDLGVYPVSFAQLLLGEPDRIEAHALLAPEGVDLHTGMLLGWESGASALLSCSIVADTPMTASVTGTKGRVEFPRGFFHPERFVLHREGEQPREFAVPADPHPFRHEAAEVMRCLRAGEKQSPLVPLEGTLAVMRTLDAVRDRIGVRYPGEAGSVTPG; encoded by the coding sequence ATGCGATGGGGCGTACTGGCGACGGGCGGCATCGCCGCCGCTTTCACGGCTGATCTGCAACAGATGCCGGATGCCGAGGTGGTGGCGGTGGCGTCCCGCAGCGAGGCGTCCGCGCAGGCCTTCGCCGACCGCTTCGGCATCCCCCGGGCGTACGGCGACTGGGCCTCGCTGGCCGCCGACGAGGACGTCGATGTGGTGTACATCGCCACACCGCACTCCGCGCACCGGGCGGCCGCGGGGCTCTGTCTGGCGGCCGGAAAGGCGGTGTTGTGCGAGAAGGCGTTCACGCTCGACGCGGCCGAGGCCGGGGAACTCGTGGACCTCGCCACCGAGCGCGGGCTGTTCCTGATGGAGGGGATGTGGATGTACTGCCATCCCCTGATGCGCCAACTCGTCGAGCTCGTCGCCGACGGCACGATCGGCGACATCCGCTCCGTGTCCGCCGACTTCGGCCTCGCGGGCCCGTTCGACGCCGGCCACCGGCTGCGCGATCCGGCGCTCGGCGGCGGCGCGCTGCTCGATCTCGGTGTCTATCCGGTGTCGTTCGCGCAGCTGCTGCTCGGCGAGCCGGACCGGATCGAGGCGCACGCGCTGCTCGCGCCCGAGGGCGTGGATCTGCACACGGGCATGCTGCTGGGCTGGGAGTCGGGCGCGTCCGCGCTGCTGTCGTGCTCGATCGTGGCGGACACCCCGATGACGGCGTCGGTGACCGGCACGAAGGGCCGCGTCGAGTTTCCGCGCGGCTTCTTCCACCCCGAGCGGTTCGTCCTGCACCGGGAGGGCGAACAGCCGCGGGAGTTCGCGGTTCCGGCCGACCCGCATCCGTTCCGGCACGAGGCGGCCGAGGTGATGCGGTGTCTGCGGGCCGGCGAGAAGCAGTCGCCGCTGGTGCCGCTGGAGGGGACGCTCGCGGTGATGCGGACGCTCGACGCGGTACGGGACCGCATCGGCGTCCGCTATCCCGGCGAGGCGGGCAGCGTCACACCGGGGTGA
- a CDS encoding small ribosomal subunit Rsm22 family protein has product MNATLPTADALRSALAGLLDGLPPSQAVQAVDRLIANYRGTTPTDAPVLRDRSDVAAYAAYRMPATFEAVRSALGALRDAAPGFTPATHTDIGGGTGAATWAVAEAWEDEAPHTTVLDWAEPALALGRELAAASGVPALRAARWERSRISASLRLESSDLVTVSYVLKELTEADRAAVVTEAARTAQAVVIVEPGTPDGYARIIEARDALIGAGLTVAAPCPHSGDCPIVPGTDWCHFAARVSRSSLHRQVKGGSLPYEDEKFSYVAATRFPPEPASSRIVRKPQIRKGLVLLDLCEPEGALTRTTTTKRHGELYRAARDAAWGDAWPPHTG; this is encoded by the coding sequence GTGAACGCCACCCTTCCCACCGCGGACGCCCTGCGCAGCGCACTCGCCGGTCTGCTGGACGGGCTGCCGCCCTCGCAGGCCGTGCAGGCCGTCGACCGGCTGATCGCCAACTACCGCGGGACGACGCCGACCGACGCCCCCGTGCTGCGCGACCGCTCCGACGTCGCCGCCTACGCCGCGTACCGGATGCCCGCGACCTTCGAGGCCGTACGGTCCGCGCTCGGCGCCCTGCGCGACGCGGCGCCCGGGTTCACCCCGGCCACCCACACCGACATCGGCGGCGGCACGGGCGCGGCGACCTGGGCCGTGGCCGAGGCCTGGGAGGACGAGGCCCCGCACACCACGGTGCTGGACTGGGCGGAGCCGGCGCTGGCGCTGGGCCGGGAGCTGGCCGCGGCGTCGGGCGTGCCCGCGCTGCGCGCCGCCCGCTGGGAGCGCTCACGGATCAGCGCGTCGCTCCGGCTGGAGAGCAGTGATCTCGTCACGGTGTCCTATGTCCTCAAGGAACTCACCGAGGCGGACCGGGCCGCCGTGGTCACCGAGGCGGCGCGCACCGCACAGGCCGTGGTGATCGTCGAGCCGGGCACGCCGGACGGCTATGCCCGGATCATCGAGGCCCGCGACGCGCTCATCGGGGCGGGACTGACCGTGGCGGCGCCCTGCCCGCACAGCGGGGACTGCCCGATCGTCCCCGGTACGGACTGGTGCCACTTCGCGGCCCGCGTCAGCCGCTCCTCGCTGCACCGGCAGGTGAAGGGCGGCTCACTGCCGTACGAGGACGAGAAGTTCAGCTATGTCGCGGCCACCCGCTTCCCGCCGGAGCCGGCGTCGTCGCGGATCGTCCGCAAGCCGCAGATCCGCAAGGGCCTGGTGCTGCTCGACCTCTGCGAGCCGGAGGGGGCCCTGACCCGTACGACGACGACCAAGCGCCACGGCGAGCTCTACAGGGCCGCACGGGATGCGGCGTGGGGCGACGCCTGGCCACCCCACACCGGCTGA